The Thermoclostridium stercorarium subsp. stercorarium DSM 8532 genome contains a region encoding:
- the radA gene encoding DNA repair protein RadA — MKSKTKFVCSECGYETRKWLGRCPSCLQWNTFLEEPESETKGNSVERALPKAIPLTEISWETERRITTGMQELDRVLGGGIVDGSLVLVGGDPGIGKSTLLLQVCGVLSRNSGMKILYVSGEESVKQIKIRAERLSVNSENILMVTETCFENISKLIEEINPHVVILDSIQTVYSELLSSAPGSVSQVREVTGQLMRIAKGRGVTVFIVGHVTKEGAIAGPRVLEHMVDTVLYFEGERHQNYRILRAVKNRFGSTNEIGLFEMTQYGLKEVNNPSGLFLDSRAKDQPGSVIVASLEGTRPMLLEIQALVTPTVFGIARRMATGIDYNRMTMLMAVLEKRIGMPLYNHDAYVNVVGGIHIDEPACDLGVVASIAGSFKNQPVDPDIVVVGEVGLTGEVRPVNQADKRIMEAKRLGFRKCLVPSGNKSSALENIDGIEIIFAGTVEEALAYLF, encoded by the coding sequence GTGAAATCAAAAACGAAATTTGTCTGTTCGGAATGCGGCTATGAAACGCGGAAATGGCTGGGCAGATGCCCTTCGTGTCTGCAGTGGAACACTTTTTTGGAGGAGCCCGAATCCGAAACTAAGGGAAATTCGGTTGAAAGAGCTTTGCCGAAAGCAATACCCCTTACCGAAATATCGTGGGAAACCGAACGGAGAATTACCACAGGAATGCAGGAACTGGACAGGGTACTGGGCGGCGGAATTGTTGACGGTTCCCTTGTGCTTGTAGGCGGGGATCCGGGCATAGGAAAGTCCACACTGCTGCTGCAGGTATGCGGAGTACTCTCCCGGAATTCGGGTATGAAAATACTGTACGTTTCGGGTGAGGAATCGGTGAAACAGATAAAAATCAGGGCGGAGAGGCTTTCGGTCAACAGCGAAAATATCCTCATGGTTACCGAAACGTGTTTCGAGAATATAAGCAAATTAATTGAAGAAATAAATCCGCACGTGGTTATTCTTGATTCAATCCAGACCGTTTACAGTGAGCTGCTTTCTTCGGCGCCGGGAAGTGTAAGCCAGGTGAGGGAAGTAACCGGACAACTGATGCGGATTGCCAAGGGCAGGGGCGTAACCGTTTTTATTGTCGGGCATGTTACAAAGGAAGGTGCAATAGCAGGACCAAGGGTACTGGAACACATGGTTGACACCGTTTTATACTTTGAAGGGGAAAGGCATCAGAACTACAGGATTCTCAGGGCCGTGAAAAACCGTTTCGGCTCCACGAATGAAATAGGTTTGTTTGAAATGACGCAATATGGCCTGAAAGAAGTGAATAATCCTTCGGGGTTGTTTCTCGACAGCCGTGCGAAGGATCAGCCCGGTTCGGTTATTGTCGCGAGCCTTGAAGGGACAAGGCCTATGCTGCTTGAAATACAGGCGCTGGTAACCCCGACCGTTTTCGGGATCGCCAGGCGTATGGCCACCGGAATAGACTATAACAGAATGACAATGCTGATGGCCGTTCTGGAAAAGAGAATAGGAATGCCGCTGTATAATCATGATGCCTATGTCAATGTGGTGGGGGGGATACATATTGACGAACCGGCATGTGATCTGGGTGTTGTTGCAAGCATCGCGGGAAGCTTTAAAAATCAGCCTGTGGATCCCGATATTGTCGTGGTTGGAGAAGTCGGGCTGACAGGGGAAGTAAGGCCTGTGAACCAGGCGGACAAAAGAATAATGGAGGCAAAACGGCTCGGGTTCAGAAAATGCCTTGTTCCGTCGGGAAATAAAAGCAGCGCATTGGAGAATATAGACGGAATAGAAATTATTTTTGCTGGTACGGTGGAGGAAGCGCTGGCGTACCTGTTCTGA
- a CDS encoding PIN/TRAM domain-containing protein: MENWVSGVGLVMMEKSLKYAFAIVGGITGYTVTRFAFLSMGLNPYSFSGICVIVIVAVAFGILMLVIGAKTVSFAVIAVEKAEKVLMSLTLYELMICAGGLIAGLIVANLLSVAFMKIQVIGIPLTIITNILFGSLGVFLALSKRNENILENKKLQGFRRKILDTSVIIDGRILDVCRTGFIEGELIIPDFVLEELKRLADSHDDLIRTKGRRGLDVLNLMKNENRVPVKIFKTKYDVSIGVDGRLMQFAKDEKACIITNDYNLNKVASISGISILNINDLSSALKPLAVSGEEMRVKIVKEGKENGQGVGYLEDGTMVVVEGACKYKGCEVDVIVTSVLQTSAGRMIFAKFKSANLSMAK, from the coding sequence ATGGAGAATTGGGTGTCAGGAGTCGGTCTTGTAATGATGGAGAAATCTCTTAAGTATGCATTTGCTATAGTTGGGGGAATAACCGGTTATACAGTTACACGCTTTGCTTTTTTAAGTATGGGATTGAATCCGTACTCGTTTTCAGGGATATGTGTCATTGTAATTGTTGCTGTTGCATTTGGTATCCTGATGCTTGTAATCGGGGCGAAAACGGTAAGTTTTGCGGTCATAGCGGTGGAAAAGGCAGAAAAAGTTTTAATGTCCCTTACACTGTATGAACTTATGATTTGTGCAGGTGGGCTGATTGCCGGCCTTATTGTTGCAAATCTTTTGTCGGTTGCATTTATGAAAATTCAGGTTATAGGAATTCCGCTTACAATAATTACAAACATTCTGTTTGGAAGTCTCGGGGTTTTTCTTGCCTTGTCAAAAAGAAACGAAAACATACTGGAGAACAAAAAATTGCAGGGTTTCAGGCGTAAAATTCTCGATACAAGCGTTATTATAGACGGAAGGATCCTGGATGTATGCCGTACAGGGTTTATTGAAGGAGAGCTTATTATACCTGATTTTGTGCTTGAAGAACTGAAACGCTTGGCTGATTCCCATGATGATCTAATAAGGACGAAAGGCCGACGGGGGCTGGATGTTCTGAATCTAATGAAAAATGAAAACCGTGTTCCTGTGAAAATATTTAAAACAAAGTATGATGTGTCCATAGGCGTGGATGGACGGCTGATGCAGTTTGCAAAAGACGAAAAGGCGTGCATTATTACCAATGACTATAATTTAAACAAAGTAGCGTCAATATCAGGCATTTCAATACTGAATATCAATGATCTTTCCAGTGCTTTGAAGCCGCTTGCGGTATCCGGTGAAGAAATGAGAGTAAAAATTGTAAAGGAAGGAAAGGAAAACGGACAGGGAGTTGGGTACCTGGAAGACGGTACAATGGTTGTGGTGGAAGGCGCGTGCAAATATAAGGGCTGTGAAGTTGACGTAATAGTTACAAGCGTGCTTCAGACATCGGCAGGAAGAATGATATTTGCAAAATTTAAGTCGGCTAATCTGTCAATGGCTAAATGA
- the ispD gene encoding 2-C-methyl-D-erythritol 4-phosphate cytidylyltransferase gives MSNVYKVSAIILAAGKGSRMKTGINKQYLSLGGKPVLAHTIEVFDRAECISEIIVVINKNDNEIFINSVLKPYDFKKITAVAEGGEDRQASVFNGLRLVCPSADIVVVHDGARPLVTTDIIQRSVEAALETGAACVGVPVKDTIKKVDKELNVEYTPDRSELWAIQTPQTFRRRILFDAHEKANRDGFRGTDDSVLAERLGYRVRMVMGSYTNIKITTIEDLAFAETLLKNFLHRGD, from the coding sequence ATGAGCAATGTATATAAGGTTTCGGCAATAATTTTGGCTGCGGGGAAAGGAAGCCGGATGAAGACCGGTATAAACAAGCAGTACCTTTCGCTTGGCGGAAAACCCGTTCTGGCGCATACAATAGAAGTTTTCGATAGGGCTGAATGCATCTCTGAAATAATCGTTGTTATTAATAAGAATGACAACGAGATTTTTATCAACTCCGTTCTTAAACCGTATGATTTCAAAAAAATAACCGCCGTGGCTGAAGGCGGTGAAGACAGGCAGGCATCGGTTTTTAACGGCCTTCGTCTGGTATGCCCGTCAGCGGATATTGTCGTGGTGCATGACGGTGCGAGACCTCTGGTTACAACCGATATCATACAACGATCGGTGGAGGCTGCGCTTGAAACCGGTGCGGCCTGTGTGGGTGTACCTGTTAAGGATACGATAAAAAAGGTTGATAAAGAGCTTAATGTGGAATATACTCCTGACCGTTCGGAATTATGGGCCATACAGACACCTCAGACCTTCCGCAGGAGGATTCTTTTCGATGCCCATGAAAAGGCAAACCGTGACGGTTTTCGCGGTACCGACGATTCGGTTCTTGCCGAAAGGCTGGGGTATCGGGTGCGTATGGTCATGGGCAGTTACACAAATATAAAAATTACCACGATTGAAGATCTGGCCTTTGCCGAAACCCTGTTAAAGAACTTCCTCCATCGCGGAGATTAA
- the hisC gene encoding histidinol-phosphate transaminase: MSLPFRDVLKDIAPYVPGKPISDVQRELGLTEVVKLASNENPYGFSPKVDKALKEAFSDIPLYPDGNATVLREKLAEKYGLKPEQFVFGAGSNEIITLIAQIFLNPGDESIFASPSFVWYDTAVKVSGGKSVIIPLKDYTHDLEAMKNAITDKTRIIWICNPNNPTGTIVTAQQLNDFLEAVPENVVVVLDEAYYEYARGEDYPETVPLLEKYPNLIILRTFSKAYGLASLRVGYGIASAEIVSFLNRIRPPFNVNTLAQVAAVAALDDEDFVRNTVNETKKGLEFLYNAFDRLNLRYVKSRANFVWVETKLPSQELFKKLLNKGVIIRPFMDNWVRITVGTHEQNRKLISAMEEVL, translated from the coding sequence ATGTCTTTGCCTTTCAGGGATGTTTTAAAGGATATTGCCCCGTACGTTCCGGGGAAACCCATAAGCGATGTACAGAGAGAATTGGGGCTTACTGAGGTTGTTAAGCTTGCTTCCAATGAAAATCCGTATGGGTTTTCGCCGAAGGTTGACAAAGCACTGAAAGAAGCTTTTTCAGACATTCCTTTGTACCCTGATGGGAATGCAACCGTTCTGAGAGAAAAGCTTGCTGAAAAATACGGTCTGAAGCCCGAACAGTTTGTTTTCGGTGCTGGTTCCAATGAAATCATAACGCTCATAGCACAGATTTTCTTAAATCCTGGCGATGAATCAATATTTGCCTCCCCTTCATTCGTATGGTACGACACCGCCGTAAAGGTTTCGGGCGGGAAATCGGTAATAATTCCGTTAAAGGATTATACCCATGATCTTGAAGCAATGAAAAATGCCATTACCGATAAAACAAGAATTATATGGATATGTAATCCTAACAATCCTACCGGTACGATAGTTACAGCACAGCAACTGAATGACTTTCTGGAAGCGGTGCCCGAAAACGTAGTGGTAGTGCTTGACGAAGCCTATTATGAATATGCAAGGGGGGAGGATTATCCCGAAACGGTGCCTTTGCTTGAAAAATATCCGAATTTAATAATCCTGCGCACCTTCTCAAAAGCATATGGTCTTGCATCGTTAAGAGTTGGTTACGGAATTGCTTCTGCCGAAATTGTTTCTTTCCTTAACCGTATCCGCCCACCGTTCAATGTAAACACTCTTGCCCAGGTGGCAGCCGTTGCCGCGCTCGATGATGAAGATTTTGTCCGGAATACCGTAAATGAAACAAAAAAAGGACTTGAGTTCCTGTACAATGCTTTTGACAGGCTAAACCTCCGTTATGTCAAATCCCGCGCCAATTTCGTATGGGTGGAAACCAAACTGCCCTCGCAGGAATTATTTAAAAAACTTCTTAACAAAGGAGTAATAATCCGTCCGTTTATGGACAACTGGGTCAGAATAACCGTCGGTACACATGAGCAAAACAGAAAATTAATCTCCGCGATGGAGGAAGTTCTTTAA
- the fusA gene encoding elongation factor G produces the protein MKEYSVDKIRNVCLLGHGGVGKTTLAESMLFTAKASDRFGSVVSGNTVMDYDPEEIKRKISTNTALAPLEWQGHKINIIDTPGYFDFVGEMKQGIRVADGVIILVAAKDGVQVGTEKAWDEATSLKLSKMFFISKIDEEHADYFKVFDQLQEKFGKNVIAYEIPIMENGVFAGIVNIPTMKAYRFKGNDMVESEIPSSMSDIIEKYREDVLEAVAESDEELLEKYFAGETFTEEEIMRGLQAGIKSGDISPVFCGSAVNQTGIKSLLDAVVNYIPAFCEKGKITGKKPNSDEIIELSPEPNETLSALVFKTIVDPFVGKISYVKVMSGVLNSDSTVYNVKKDKMEKIGQLFILKGKQQINTNRLITGDIGAVAKLTVTGTNDTLCTKEKPVILPEIVFPTPMLSMAVKPKTKGDEEKISAGLTRLMEEDPTFRVEQNQETKQTIISGIGDQHLDLILSKLKTKFKVEVDLVKPKIAYRETIRKKVKVEGKHKKQTGGHGQYADVWIEFEPGPTEDLVFEEKIFGGAVPKQFFPAVEKGLRESMQKGVLAGYPVVNLKATLVDGKYHPVDSSEMAFKIAANLAYKEGLPQADPVLLEPISHVEVIVPDAYMGDVIGDLNKRRGRILGMNPYHGGMQLVIAEVPEAEMFGYATDLRSITQDRGTFTMRFERYEEVPANVAEKIIEEAKKEREAEG, from the coding sequence ATGAAGGAGTACAGCGTAGACAAAATACGCAATGTTTGCCTGCTTGGCCATGGAGGGGTGGGCAAGACAACACTTGCCGAATCAATGCTTTTCACAGCAAAGGCAAGCGACAGGTTCGGAAGTGTTGTCAGCGGAAATACCGTTATGGATTATGATCCTGAGGAAATCAAGCGGAAGATAAGCACCAATACGGCGCTGGCACCTTTGGAATGGCAGGGACATAAAATTAATATTATTGACACACCGGGTTATTTTGATTTTGTCGGTGAAATGAAACAGGGAATACGCGTAGCGGACGGTGTTATCATTCTTGTAGCAGCAAAGGACGGCGTTCAGGTTGGAACCGAAAAAGCATGGGATGAAGCCACATCACTGAAACTCTCAAAAATGTTTTTTATCAGCAAGATAGACGAAGAGCATGCAGACTATTTCAAAGTCTTTGACCAGTTGCAGGAGAAATTCGGAAAAAACGTTATCGCCTATGAAATTCCCATTATGGAAAACGGAGTTTTTGCAGGGATTGTAAATATCCCGACAATGAAAGCATATCGCTTTAAAGGCAACGACATGGTTGAATCAGAAATACCTTCTTCAATGTCGGATATTATTGAGAAATACCGTGAGGATGTTTTAGAAGCCGTAGCCGAAAGCGATGAGGAACTTCTTGAAAAATACTTTGCCGGAGAAACCTTTACCGAGGAGGAAATAATGAGAGGTTTGCAAGCCGGCATTAAATCAGGGGATATTTCTCCCGTATTTTGCGGCTCGGCCGTTAATCAAACCGGAATAAAATCACTACTGGATGCAGTAGTTAATTATATACCGGCTTTCTGTGAAAAAGGAAAAATAACGGGTAAAAAACCCAACAGTGATGAAATTATAGAGCTTTCTCCAGAGCCAAATGAAACCCTGTCAGCATTAGTTTTCAAAACAATAGTTGACCCCTTCGTAGGAAAGATTTCATATGTCAAAGTCATGTCAGGTGTTCTGAATTCAGATTCCACGGTTTACAACGTAAAAAAAGACAAAATGGAAAAAATTGGTCAGTTGTTTATACTCAAAGGCAAACAGCAGATTAATACCAATCGTCTGATTACGGGAGATATAGGAGCGGTCGCAAAACTGACGGTCACAGGAACCAATGACACTTTGTGTACGAAGGAAAAGCCCGTGATATTGCCCGAAATCGTATTCCCGACCCCGATGCTTTCGATGGCGGTGAAGCCGAAAACGAAGGGCGACGAAGAAAAAATCAGTGCCGGTCTTACACGTCTTATGGAAGAGGATCCTACGTTCAGGGTTGAGCAAAATCAGGAAACAAAACAAACTATCATTTCAGGTATAGGCGATCAGCATCTCGATTTAATCTTAAGCAAGCTGAAAACCAAATTCAAAGTTGAGGTTGATCTTGTCAAACCCAAGATAGCATATCGCGAAACCATCCGAAAGAAAGTCAAAGTTGAAGGCAAGCACAAGAAACAGACCGGAGGCCACGGCCAGTATGCAGACGTGTGGATTGAATTTGAACCCGGTCCGACCGAAGATTTGGTGTTTGAAGAAAAAATATTCGGAGGTGCCGTGCCGAAACAATTCTTCCCCGCTGTGGAAAAAGGGCTGAGAGAAAGCATGCAGAAAGGCGTGCTTGCAGGTTACCCCGTTGTAAACTTAAAAGCAACGCTGGTTGACGGCAAGTACCACCCTGTGGATTCATCTGAAATGGCTTTTAAAATTGCAGCAAACCTTGCGTATAAGGAAGGACTCCCCCAGGCAGATCCTGTACTTCTGGAACCCATTTCCCATGTTGAGGTTATAGTCCCCGACGCTTATATGGGTGATGTAATAGGGGATTTAAACAAGCGCAGAGGGCGTATCCTCGGTATGAACCCGTATCATGGGGGCATGCAACTTGTTATAGCTGAAGTACCCGAGGCCGAAATGTTTGGATATGCTACAGATTTGAGATCCATAACTCAGGACAGAGGTACGTTTACAATGAGGTTTGAAAGGTATGAGGAAGTTCCCGCCAATGTGGCCGAAAAGATTATTGAAGAGGCCAAAAAGGAAAGGGAAGCCGAGGGATAA
- a CDS encoding CtsR family transcriptional regulator: MARLSDLIEDFIKEMMDAMDGVVEIQRNELASRFNCVPSQINYVISTRFTADKGYYVESRRGGGGYITIRRLNTDSARDYLMHIIPSIGDKLTQHTCEIFIKNFVDYEIINEQEAKLMKAATSDKALAGVSPELRDEVRTNILKNMLMALVI, from the coding sequence ATGGCGCGATTAAGTGATTTAATAGAAGATTTTATAAAAGAAATGATGGATGCGATGGACGGTGTTGTGGAGATTCAGAGAAATGAGCTTGCAAGCCGTTTTAATTGCGTTCCTTCACAGATAAATTATGTCATATCCACCCGTTTTACTGCCGATAAAGGATATTATGTCGAAAGCAGGAGGGGCGGTGGAGGGTATATCACGATAAGAAGGCTGAATACCGACTCTGCAAGGGACTACCTTATGCATATCATACCTTCGATAGGTGATAAACTCACCCAGCATACCTGTGAAATATTTATTAAGAATTTTGTGGATTATGAGATAATAAACGAGCAGGAGGCAAAACTGATGAAGGCCGCCACGTCCGACAAGGCATTGGCCGGTGTTTCTCCTGAATTAAGGGACGAGGTGAGAACAAATATTCTGAAAAATATGCTAATGGCTTTGGTAATATAA
- a CDS encoding UvrB/UvrC motif-containing protein produces MEWVKYSEWIECEGRVRVMLCQLCKMREATVHFTRIVNQQKVEMYLCEQCARENSDLKININKLFSAMLGLDEPEIEDAPFTTLRCGFCGMTIEEFNRTGLLGCAKCYDVFRDSIQIMLKRIHGNVKHHGKIPKKISGRVRDEYNLRSLKEELQRCIEREEYEKAAQIRDKIKALENNLQKKEG; encoded by the coding sequence ATGGAATGGGTAAAATATAGTGAGTGGATTGAATGCGAAGGGAGGGTTCGGGTGATGTTGTGCCAGCTTTGCAAAATGAGAGAAGCGACGGTACACTTTACCAGAATAGTAAACCAGCAAAAAGTGGAAATGTACCTGTGCGAACAATGCGCAAGAGAAAACAGCGATCTTAAGATAAACATCAATAAACTGTTTTCGGCAATGCTGGGATTAGATGAACCTGAGATTGAAGACGCACCGTTTACCACGCTCAGATGCGGCTTTTGCGGAATGACAATTGAGGAGTTTAACAGGACCGGACTGCTTGGATGCGCAAAATGCTATGATGTATTCCGCGACAGTATCCAGATCATGCTTAAGAGAATTCACGGCAACGTGAAGCATCATGGAAAAATACCGAAGAAAATATCCGGAAGAGTCAGGGATGAATATAATCTGCGCAGCCTGAAAGAAGAGCTTCAGAGATGCATAGAGAGGGAAGAATATGAGAAAGCCGCTCAGATCCGTGACAAGATAAAGGCTCTGGAGAACAACCTGCAGAAAAAAGAGGGGTGA
- a CDS encoding protein arginine kinase, translated as MDKWYIDKGPDSDVIISSRVRLARNFKKYPFPHKTTPEQQRQIIEETKNALFSGNRTMSENFSYIDFTNLDSVEKAVLVEKHIVSKELLETNRICGVLLSKDERISIMINEEDHLRIQCLATGLQLSEAWETCTNIDDLLSESIDFSWDENIGYLTSCPTNIGTAIRASVMMHLPALTMTGYIKPVLEALGKLGMAVRGMYGENTEASGNMFQLSNQITLGKSEEDILLSIKNITSQIIEQERSLRQHLLTQNKYQLEDKIFRSYGILKNSRIISTDECLRRLSDLRLGVDMGIIDGISIENINELMLMVQPGNLQKREGRILDANERDIVRAKLVRDMLNKQKNY; from the coding sequence ATGGATAAATGGTATATAGACAAGGGCCCTGATTCGGACGTGATTATAAGCAGCAGGGTAAGGCTGGCCAGGAATTTCAAAAAGTATCCCTTCCCGCACAAAACCACGCCCGAACAGCAGAGGCAGATTATAGAGGAAACCAAAAACGCCCTTTTCAGCGGAAACCGGACAATGAGCGAGAATTTCAGCTATATTGACTTTACAAATCTTGATTCCGTTGAAAAAGCTGTTCTTGTTGAAAAACATATTGTAAGCAAGGAACTTCTGGAGACCAACCGTATCTGCGGTGTTCTTCTGAGCAAGGACGAACGTATTTCAATAATGATTAACGAGGAGGATCATCTGCGAATTCAGTGCCTTGCCACAGGTCTGCAGCTTTCGGAAGCGTGGGAGACCTGTACCAACATTGACGATTTACTTTCTGAATCAATAGACTTTTCGTGGGACGAGAATATAGGTTATTTAACCAGCTGCCCGACCAATATCGGAACGGCTATAAGAGCATCGGTAATGATGCATCTGCCGGCGCTCACAATGACAGGGTATATAAAGCCTGTCCTTGAGGCTTTGGGAAAACTGGGAATGGCAGTAAGAGGCATGTACGGTGAAAACACCGAGGCTTCAGGCAACATGTTCCAGCTTTCGAACCAAATAACGCTTGGAAAAAGTGAGGAAGATATATTACTAAGTATTAAAAACATTACTTCGCAAATCATAGAACAGGAGAGATCTTTAAGACAGCATCTTCTTACTCAGAATAAATACCAGCTGGAGGACAAAATTTTCCGCTCTTACGGAATTCTTAAAAATTCCAGGATTATCAGCACCGACGAATGTTTAAGGCGACTTTCGGATCTCAGGCTGGGTGTTGATATGGGTATTATTGACGGTATCAGCATTGAAAACATTAACGAACTGATGCTTATGGTACAGCCGGGTAACCTTCAGAAGAGGGAAGGCAGAATTCTGGATGCGAATGAGCGGGACATAGTTCGTGCAAAGCTTGTAAGAGACATGTTGAACAAACAGAAAAATTACTGA